A section of the Alkalihalobacillus sp. LMS39 genome encodes:
- the pcrA gene encoding DNA helicase PcrA, giving the protein MQSKIIEKMLAGLNPEQREAVKTTEGPLLIMAGAGSGKTRVLTHRIAYLLREKGVAPWNVLAITFTNKAAREMKDRVAKLVGPIAEDIWISTFHSMCVRILRRDSNRIGINSNFTILDGSDQLSVIKQILKTKNIDPKKFDPRSLLATISSAKNELKRAEDFMKSTSNQDLFRSTAAEVYVEYEKQLKKNQSLDFDDLIMTTIRLFKLVPEVLEYYQNKFQYIHVDEYQDTNKAQYELVNLLSEKFKNICVVGDSDQSIYRWRGADIANILSFEEDYPNATVIMLEQNYRSTKTILQAANEVIGNNSNRKPKNLWTENEEGQKIFYYEADTEQDESFFVTDKIKEATRLGTYKNADIAILYRTNAQSRVIEEMLLKSNIEYNIVGGTKFYDRKEIKDILAYLRLVANPDDDISLQRIINVPKRGIGAATVDKIGAFAVDQDISMFQALQEVEELGLGARVVSKLREFVNQMNNWISMQDYLSVTELVEELLDRTGYREMLKVENTLESQSRLENIDEFLSVTQDFEKKNDDKSLVAFLTDLALVADIDKLDENEEKPADAVVLMTLHSAKGLEFPIVFLIGMEEGIFPHSRSLFENDEMEEERRLAYVGITRAEQTLYLTSARLRTLYGRTNTNPPSRFINEIPSELLESMQEEKPEPLWMKSSRPQAAPMTKKQIPRPQIQTTGGEQFGWSVGDKAEHKKWGVGTIVSIKGEGEHIELDIAFPQPTGIKRLFAKFAPITKV; this is encoded by the coding sequence ATGCAAAGTAAAATCATTGAAAAAATGCTAGCAGGATTAAATCCAGAGCAACGAGAAGCTGTGAAAACAACAGAAGGTCCCCTTTTGATTATGGCCGGAGCAGGTAGTGGAAAGACAAGAGTGTTAACTCATCGTATTGCCTATTTATTACGAGAAAAAGGAGTCGCCCCTTGGAACGTATTGGCGATTACATTTACAAATAAAGCGGCACGTGAGATGAAGGACCGTGTCGCTAAACTTGTTGGTCCAATAGCGGAAGACATTTGGATTTCAACTTTCCATTCCATGTGTGTCCGAATTTTAAGAAGAGATAGTAATCGAATCGGAATAAATAGTAATTTTACGATTTTAGATGGGTCTGACCAGCTTTCGGTTATAAAGCAAATCTTAAAAACAAAGAACATCGACCCGAAGAAATTTGACCCGAGAAGCTTGTTAGCAACGATAAGCTCGGCGAAAAACGAATTGAAACGAGCCGAAGACTTCATGAAGTCGACGAGCAATCAAGATTTATTCCGTTCTACAGCGGCAGAAGTATATGTTGAATATGAAAAGCAGTTAAAGAAAAACCAGTCCTTAGACTTTGATGATTTAATTATGACAACGATTCGATTATTTAAGCTCGTTCCAGAAGTGCTTGAGTATTATCAAAATAAATTTCAATATATTCATGTGGATGAGTATCAAGATACAAATAAAGCACAATATGAGTTAGTTAATTTATTAAGTGAAAAATTTAAAAACATTTGTGTCGTTGGGGATTCTGATCAATCTATTTACCGATGGCGTGGAGCTGATATTGCTAATATCCTATCTTTTGAAGAAGATTACCCCAATGCCACTGTCATTATGCTTGAGCAAAACTACCGTTCAACGAAAACCATTTTACAAGCGGCAAATGAGGTTATCGGCAATAATAGTAATCGTAAACCGAAAAATTTATGGACAGAAAATGAAGAAGGCCAGAAAATCTTCTATTACGAGGCAGATACAGAACAAGATGAGTCTTTCTTTGTGACTGATAAGATAAAAGAAGCAACAAGACTAGGAACGTATAAAAACGCTGATATTGCAATTTTATACCGAACAAATGCGCAATCCCGTGTGATTGAGGAAATGCTTCTTAAATCAAATATTGAATATAATATCGTTGGCGGCACAAAGTTCTATGACCGAAAAGAAATTAAAGACATTCTTGCTTATTTACGTCTTGTGGCCAATCCTGATGACGATATTAGTTTACAACGAATTATTAATGTTCCGAAACGGGGGATTGGTGCAGCGACCGTTGATAAAATTGGAGCATTTGCGGTTGACCAAGACATCTCGATGTTTCAAGCGCTTCAAGAAGTTGAAGAGCTTGGCTTAGGTGCAAGAGTTGTGTCCAAACTACGAGAATTTGTGAATCAAATGAATAACTGGATTTCTATGCAAGATTATTTATCGGTAACCGAGCTAGTTGAAGAGTTACTAGACCGGACAGGCTATCGTGAAATGTTAAAAGTAGAAAATACGCTGGAGTCGCAAAGTCGTCTTGAAAACATTGATGAGTTTTTATCAGTTACACAAGACTTCGAAAAGAAAAATGATGATAAATCACTAGTCGCATTTCTTACTGATTTGGCTCTTGTTGCAGATATTGATAAACTAGATGAAAATGAAGAAAAACCAGCAGATGCCGTTGTGCTTATGACATTACATTCTGCAAAAGGGTTAGAGTTTCCGATTGTCTTTCTAATTGGAATGGAAGAAGGGATTTTCCCTCACAGCCGTTCGTTATTTGAAAATGATGAAATGGAAGAAGAACGCAGACTTGCGTATGTTGGAATTACACGAGCCGAACAAACACTATATTTAACAAGTGCTAGACTTAGAACTTTATACGGACGGACAAATACAAATCCGCCATCAAGATTTATTAACGAAATTCCAAGTGAGTTACTCGAATCAATGCAAGAAGAAAAGCCAGAACCGCTTTGGATGAAATCTTCTCGACCGCAAGCGGCACCAATGACAAAAAAACAAATTCCACGTCCACAAATTCAGACGACAGGTGGAGAACAGTTCGGCTGGAGTGTTGGTGATAAAGCAGAACATAAAAAGTGGGGAGTTGGCACAATCGTTAGCATAAAAGGGGAAGGAGAGCATATAGAATTAGATATTGCATTCCCACAACCTACTGGTATTAAACGGCTTTTTGCTAAATTTGCCCCAATTACAAAGGTGTAA
- the ligA gene encoding NAD-dependent DNA ligase LigA yields MEKTAAQQQITKLRALLEDYGYHYYVLDQPKVSDAEYDSLMQELVELEQQFPELQTEDSPSVRIGGEPLPHFVKVEHEVPMLSLGNAFNEQDLRDFDRRVRQGIDGEPTYSCELKIDGLAVSLLYREGRLVRGATRGDGTVGEDITQNLRTIGSIPLRLKEAVDIEIRGEAFMPKRSFEALNKAKEEAGEEKFANPRNAAAGSLRQLDPKIAAKRNLDIFLYGIGLLQGKELVSHHEGLAYLKALGFKVNEQNRYCKSIDEVIAYISEWVEKRASLPYEIDGIVIKVDELAHQKELGFTAKSPRWAVAYKFPAEEVMTKLIGIELTVGRTGAITPTALLEPVTVAGTTVKRASLHNEDLIREKDIKIGDSVIVKKAGDIIPEVVNVLPELRTGEEVDFQMPTHCPECGSELVRLEGEVALRCINPKCPAQIREGLIHFVSRNAMNIDGLGERVIAQLFAHELVKDVADLYKLNRDELLQLERMGEKSVDNLLQAIEATKQNSLERLLFGLGIRFVGAKAAKTLAMHFESMEKLQQASFEELVAVHEIGDKMAASVVRYFENEEVVELLAELRRLGVNMAYNGPKLVVQEQSENNPFSGKTIVLTGKLEQLSRNEAKEKIELLGGKVTGSVSKKTDFLIAGEDAGSKLEKAEQLDIPVWDENRLVDELAALEK; encoded by the coding sequence ATGGAGAAAACGGCAGCACAACAACAAATCACAAAATTACGAGCATTACTTGAGGACTATGGTTATCATTATTATGTCTTAGATCAACCTAAAGTGTCAGACGCAGAATATGATTCACTCATGCAAGAGCTTGTAGAACTTGAACAACAGTTTCCAGAGCTACAAACGGAAGATTCTCCGTCTGTTCGCATAGGGGGGGAACCTCTGCCTCATTTTGTAAAAGTAGAGCATGAAGTTCCGATGCTTAGCTTAGGAAATGCTTTTAATGAGCAAGATTTACGTGACTTTGATCGTCGTGTTCGTCAAGGAATTGACGGTGAGCCAACGTATAGCTGTGAATTAAAAATTGATGGTTTGGCTGTTTCTTTACTTTATCGAGAAGGTCGACTTGTTCGTGGAGCAACTCGTGGAGACGGTACTGTCGGTGAAGATATAACGCAAAACCTTCGTACGATCGGATCAATTCCGCTTCGTTTAAAGGAAGCCGTTGATATCGAAATACGAGGAGAAGCCTTTATGCCAAAACGCTCGTTTGAAGCTTTAAACAAGGCAAAAGAGGAAGCGGGTGAAGAAAAGTTTGCCAATCCTCGAAATGCAGCTGCGGGCTCACTCCGACAACTGGATCCGAAAATTGCAGCAAAACGAAATTTAGACATTTTTTTATATGGAATTGGCCTACTTCAAGGCAAAGAGCTTGTCTCCCATCATGAAGGATTAGCGTATTTAAAAGCGCTTGGTTTTAAAGTAAATGAACAAAACCGTTATTGTAAATCGATCGATGAAGTAATTGCCTATATTAGTGAATGGGTAGAAAAAAGGGCATCATTGCCATATGAAATTGATGGCATTGTCATTAAAGTCGATGAGTTAGCTCATCAAAAAGAGTTAGGATTTACTGCGAAAAGTCCTAGATGGGCGGTAGCTTATAAGTTTCCAGCAGAAGAAGTCATGACAAAGCTGATTGGAATTGAACTGACTGTTGGACGAACAGGAGCAATTACACCAACCGCATTACTTGAGCCTGTTACTGTAGCGGGAACAACGGTCAAACGTGCTTCTTTGCATAATGAAGATTTAATTCGTGAAAAAGATATTAAAATTGGCGACTCTGTTATTGTAAAAAAAGCAGGAGATATTATTCCAGAAGTCGTCAATGTTTTACCAGAGCTACGGACTGGAGAAGAAGTAGATTTTCAAATGCCAACACATTGTCCAGAATGTGGAAGTGAACTTGTTCGGTTAGAAGGAGAAGTCGCTCTTCGGTGTATCAATCCAAAATGCCCAGCGCAAATCCGGGAAGGGTTGATTCACTTTGTTTCGAGAAATGCGATGAATATTGACGGTTTAGGTGAACGAGTCATCGCGCAATTGTTCGCTCATGAATTAGTGAAAGATGTCGCTGATTTATATAAATTAAATCGAGATGAGCTTCTTCAATTAGAACGAATGGGTGAAAAGTCAGTTGATAATTTATTACAAGCGATAGAAGCGACAAAACAAAATTCTCTCGAACGATTATTGTTTGGACTAGGCATTCGGTTTGTTGGTGCGAAAGCGGCAAAAACTTTAGCAATGCATTTTGAATCGATGGAAAAACTTCAGCAAGCATCATTTGAAGAATTAGTTGCGGTTCATGAAATTGGCGATAAAATGGCGGCGTCAGTTGTCCGCTATTTTGAAAATGAAGAAGTAGTAGAATTACTTGCAGAGCTTCGCAGGCTTGGTGTCAATATGGCATATAACGGTCCGAAACTTGTCGTACAAGAACAAAGTGAAAACAATCCGTTTTCAGGAAAAACTATTGTACTGACAGGCAAGCTAGAACAGTTATCGCGAAATGAAGCAAAAGAAAAAATCGAGTTATTAGGTGGGAAAGTGACGGGAAGTGTCAGTAAAAAGACAGACTTTCTCATTGCCGGTGAAGATGCAGGGTCAAAGTTAGAAAAAGCGGAGCAGTTAGACATTCCGGTTTGGGACGAAAACCGCCTTGTTGATGAGTTAGCAGCGTTAGAAAAGTAA
- a CDS encoding CamS family sex pheromone protein gives MVVKRIWLALVGSIVVISGCTPFLQPEEEILEEGPIEEEQVVELSPDVYTPENYYRSVLYEGKYQHGEARGFSTAVVHNRLDLEQLELGLTVIAQEQFDPEQYFFREGKYIKRDELNSWLMRESEDNPNGLNPPLGEGEDDKAREENQPRYLSHILEHNYLVENSNGQLELGGIVVGLSMNSIYHFRIIDENGGYYFYEQEVDRDEMIKAGQKMADQVVERLRSETREEGILSEIPIVVALFEEQQREAVIPGTFIYKAVAEPNREVGNWQKINERYYLFPSTEANNDQRNDAERVSKFNEEVNDFFDNYIGVVGKGYYKNEQLQELSIEVPIRFYGKTEVVALSQYVADKITQIFPSGYKVQVYITSISGQESLIVRNPDEEPFIHIYR, from the coding sequence ATGGTGGTTAAACGAATATGGCTTGCTTTAGTAGGAAGTATCGTTGTTATTTCAGGATGTACACCGTTCTTACAGCCTGAGGAAGAAATTCTAGAAGAAGGTCCAATCGAAGAAGAACAAGTTGTGGAGTTAAGTCCTGATGTGTATACACCGGAAAATTATTATCGGAGTGTATTATATGAAGGGAAATATCAACACGGGGAAGCAAGAGGGTTTAGTACTGCTGTTGTTCACAACCGTCTTGATTTAGAACAGCTAGAGTTAGGATTAACAGTTATTGCACAAGAACAATTTGACCCTGAACAATATTTTTTTAGAGAAGGTAAATATATTAAACGTGATGAGTTGAATAGCTGGTTAATGCGCGAGTCTGAAGATAACCCGAACGGTCTTAACCCGCCGTTAGGGGAAGGGGAAGATGATAAAGCAAGAGAAGAAAACCAACCTCGGTATTTGTCTCATATTCTCGAGCATAATTATTTAGTTGAAAATTCCAACGGACAGCTTGAGCTAGGTGGAATTGTCGTTGGCCTTTCGATGAACAGTATCTATCATTTCCGAATCATCGATGAAAACGGTGGCTATTATTTTTATGAACAAGAAGTTGACCGAGATGAGATGATTAAAGCGGGACAAAAGATGGCAGATCAAGTGGTCGAGAGACTCCGTTCAGAAACGAGAGAAGAAGGAATCTTAAGTGAAATTCCAATAGTTGTTGCGCTGTTTGAAGAGCAACAACGTGAAGCTGTTATTCCTGGAACTTTCATTTATAAAGCGGTGGCTGAACCAAATCGTGAAGTAGGAAACTGGCAGAAAATAAATGAACGTTATTATTTGTTCCCATCGACTGAAGCGAATAACGACCAACGAAATGATGCTGAGCGAGTAAGTAAATTTAATGAAGAAGTTAATGACTTTTTTGATAATTATATTGGGGTAGTCGGAAAAGGGTATTATAAAAATGAACAGCTGCAAGAATTAAGCATTGAAGTTCCGATTCGCTTTTACGGGAAAACAGAAGTGGTCGCATTAAGCCAATATGTAGCTGATAAAATCACACAAATTTTTCCGTCTGGATATAAAGTGCAAGTGTATATTACATCCATTAGTGGGCAAGAAAGTTTAATCGTACGAAACCCTGATGAAGAACCGTTTATTCATATTTATCGCTAA
- the gatC gene encoding Asp-tRNA(Asn)/Glu-tRNA(Gln) amidotransferase subunit GatC produces MSRISEEQVKHVAHLARLSITDEEAVKFTQQLDAIISFAEQLNELDTENVKPTSHVLDLKNVLREDKPDKGLPVEEVLKNAPDKEEGQFSVPSILE; encoded by the coding sequence ATGTCTCGAATTTCAGAAGAACAAGTGAAACACGTCGCTCATCTTGCTAGACTTTCAATTACAGATGAGGAAGCGGTCAAGTTTACACAACAATTAGATGCGATTATCTCATTTGCAGAACAATTAAATGAGCTTGATACGGAAAACGTAAAACCAACCTCTCACGTATTGGATCTGAAAAATGTATTACGTGAGGACAAGCCTGACAAAGGATTGCCAGTTGAGGAAGTATTAAAAAATGCCCCTGACAAAGAAGAAGGACAATTTAGTGTGCCTTCGATTTTAGAATAA
- the gatA gene encoding Asp-tRNA(Asn)/Glu-tRNA(Gln) amidotransferase subunit GatA produces MSLFEFTIAELHNKLHKKEISVSDLVSESYKRIHEVDDKVKAFITLDEERATAYAKQLDEAVGTKDQYGLLFGMPIGIKDNIVTKNLRTTCASRILENFNPIYDATVVQKLTSAEAVTIGKLNMDEFAMGSSTENSAFADTRNPWNLNTVPGGSSGGSAAAVAAGEVPFSLGSDTGGSIRQPASYCGVVGLKPTYGRVSRFGLVAFASSLDQIGPITNTVEDNAYLLQAISGVDKMDGTSANVDVPDFLSSLTGDVKGLKIAVPKEYLMEGVQAEVKQSVLDALKVLEGLGATWEEVSLPHSKYALATYYLLSSSEASANLSRFDGVRYGYRSDNADNLIDMYKNTRAEGFGEEVKRRIMLGTFALSSGYYDAYYKKAQKVRTLIKEDFENVFEKYDVIIGPTAPTPAFKVGENMRDPLTMYANDILTIPVNLAGVPGISVPCGFSDGLPLGLQIIGKHFDESTVYRVAHAYEQATDYHKQKPQL; encoded by the coding sequence ATGTCATTATTTGAATTTACGATAGCTGAGCTGCATAATAAATTACATAAAAAAGAAATATCCGTTTCTGATTTAGTCAGTGAATCATATAAACGCATTCATGAGGTGGATGACAAAGTAAAGGCGTTCATTACCCTTGATGAAGAACGAGCAACAGCATATGCAAAGCAATTAGACGAGGCGGTAGGGACAAAAGATCAATATGGCCTTTTGTTTGGTATGCCGATTGGTATTAAAGATAATATCGTGACAAAAAACTTACGTACAACATGTGCAAGCCGAATTTTAGAAAACTTCAACCCCATTTATGATGCAACAGTTGTGCAAAAGTTAACAAGCGCCGAAGCTGTAACGATTGGAAAACTCAATATGGATGAATTTGCGATGGGTTCCTCCACTGAAAATTCAGCATTTGCTGATACGAGAAACCCTTGGAATTTAAATACTGTACCAGGAGGATCAAGTGGTGGTTCGGCTGCTGCCGTTGCTGCGGGGGAAGTACCATTTTCACTCGGATCAGATACAGGTGGCTCGATTCGCCAACCAGCGTCCTATTGTGGTGTTGTTGGCTTAAAACCAACCTATGGTCGTGTTTCTCGCTTTGGATTAGTGGCCTTTGCTTCATCATTAGATCAAATTGGTCCAATCACAAATACAGTCGAAGACAATGCGTATTTATTACAAGCGATTTCTGGGGTCGACAAAATGGACGGAACTTCAGCTAATGTTGATGTCCCAGACTTTTTATCATCTTTAACAGGAGATGTAAAAGGCTTAAAAATTGCAGTGCCTAAAGAGTACCTAATGGAAGGTGTGCAAGCAGAGGTAAAGCAATCTGTACTTGATGCACTTAAAGTGTTAGAAGGGCTTGGAGCAACATGGGAAGAAGTATCTCTTCCGCACTCTAAATATGCCCTTGCGACTTATTATTTACTATCTTCTTCTGAAGCATCAGCTAATCTTTCACGCTTTGATGGTGTTCGCTATGGATATCGTTCAGACAATGCAGATAATCTCATTGATATGTATAAAAATACAAGAGCAGAAGGCTTTGGTGAAGAGGTTAAACGTCGAATTATGCTTGGAACGTTTGCATTAAGTTCAGGCTATTATGATGCGTATTATAAAAAAGCACAAAAAGTACGGACGTTAATTAAAGAAGATTTTGAAAATGTGTTTGAAAAATATGATGTTATCATCGGACCGACGGCGCCAACCCCAGCGTTTAAAGTGGGAGAAAACATGCGTGACCCGCTTACAATGTACGCAAATGATATTTTAACAATCCCAGTAAATCTTGCTGGTGTCCCAGGCATTTCAGTACCATGCGGGTTTTCAGATGGTCTACCATTAGGATTACAAATCATCGGAAAACATTTTGATGAAAGCACAGTCTATCGTGTTGCTCACGCGTATGAACAAGCAACAGATTATCATAAACAAAAACCACAATTGTAA
- the gatB gene encoding Asp-tRNA(Asn)/Glu-tRNA(Gln) amidotransferase subunit GatB yields MKFETVIGLEVHVELKTESKIFSASPNHFGDSPNSNTSVIDLGYPGVLPVLNKAAVEFAMKAAMALNCEVATETKFDRKNYFYPDNPKAYQISQFDKPIGEHGWIDIEVNGEKKRIGITRLHLEEDAGKLTHTSNGYSLVDFNRQGTPLIEIVSEPDIRTPEEAYAYLEKLKSIIQYTGVSDCKMEEGSLRCDANISLRPVGQKEFGTKTELKNLNSFNFVRKGLEFEEIRQEKVLLAGGVIDQETRRFDEAKNETILMRVKEGSDDYRYFPEPDLVELYIDDEWKERIRAEIPELPDKRKARYVEQLGLPAYDANVLTLTKEMSDFFEATVGAGADAKQASNWLMGEVSAYLNANGQEIGDVPLTPESLASLIGLIEKGTISSKIAKQVFKDLIEKGGNPEDIVKEKGLVQISDEGELLKIVTEIIDNNQQSVEDFKAGKEKAIGFLVGQVMKATKGKANPPMVNKLLIEELKKR; encoded by the coding sequence ATGAAATTTGAAACGGTCATTGGTCTTGAAGTCCATGTCGAGTTAAAAACAGAATCAAAAATTTTCTCTGCAAGTCCGAACCATTTCGGTGACTCACCAAATTCAAATACGTCTGTCATAGATTTAGGTTATCCAGGTGTGTTACCCGTTTTAAATAAGGCTGCAGTTGAATTTGCGATGAAAGCCGCAATGGCCTTAAATTGTGAAGTCGCTACAGAAACGAAGTTCGACAGGAAAAATTATTTTTACCCGGATAATCCTAAGGCATATCAAATCTCACAATTTGATAAACCGATTGGTGAGCATGGGTGGATTGATATTGAAGTCAATGGAGAGAAAAAGCGAATCGGTATCACTCGCTTGCATTTAGAAGAAGATGCAGGGAAACTAACGCATACGAGTAACGGATACTCATTAGTCGATTTTAACCGCCAAGGCACACCATTAATTGAAATTGTATCCGAACCAGATATTCGAACACCTGAAGAAGCTTATGCTTACCTTGAGAAATTAAAGTCGATCATCCAATATACAGGTGTGTCTGATTGTAAGATGGAAGAAGGATCGTTACGTTGTGACGCTAATATTTCCTTACGTCCAGTCGGACAAAAAGAATTTGGAACGAAAACTGAATTGAAAAATTTAAACTCGTTTAACTTTGTAAGAAAAGGGTTAGAGTTTGAAGAAATTCGCCAAGAAAAAGTTTTACTAGCTGGTGGTGTGATTGATCAAGAAACACGTCGTTTTGATGAAGCGAAAAACGAAACGATTTTAATGCGTGTTAAAGAAGGATCGGATGATTATCGTTATTTTCCAGAGCCAGATTTAGTGGAATTATATATTGATGATGAATGGAAAGAACGGATTCGTGCCGAAATACCAGAGCTACCAGATAAACGAAAAGCGCGTTATGTGGAACAGCTAGGGTTGCCAGCATATGATGCTAACGTCTTAACATTAACGAAGGAAATGTCTGATTTCTTTGAAGCAACTGTAGGGGCTGGTGCTGATGCCAAACAAGCTTCAAACTGGTTAATGGGTGAAGTTTCTGCTTATTTAAATGCAAATGGGCAAGAGATTGGAGATGTCCCACTTACCCCAGAGAGCTTAGCTTCGTTAATTGGACTAATTGAAAAAGGAACGATCTCTTCAAAAATAGCTAAGCAAGTTTTCAAAGATTTAATTGAAAAAGGCGGAAATCCTGAAGACATCGTAAAAGAAAAAGGACTTGTTCAAATATCAGATGAAGGGGAATTATTGAAAATAGTAACGGAAATTATCGATAACAACCAACAGTCTGTTGAAGACTTCAAAGCTGGAAAAGAAAAGGCGATTGGATTCCTCGTCGGACAAGTTATGAAGGCGACTAAAGGAAAAGCAAATCCACCAATGGTGAATAAATTGTTAATAGAAGAACTAAAGAAAAGATAA
- a CDS encoding VOC family protein, which yields MEIKMNYIILYVDDTARSVQFYHHFLQLPIRGEHGTYIEFSTGNTILAINTKEDITEMTGFTFQERTSSNTFELGFVVDDVPATIEFLREKGVPVLVEPIEKPWGQIVAYVSDPDGHYIEICSAIE from the coding sequence ATGGAAATTAAAATGAATTACATTATTTTATATGTAGACGATACAGCACGTTCTGTTCAGTTTTATCATCATTTTCTCCAATTACCGATTCGTGGCGAACACGGGACCTACATTGAATTTTCCACAGGAAATACGATACTTGCGATTAATACAAAAGAAGACATTACTGAAATGACGGGTTTTACTTTTCAAGAAAGAACGTCCTCTAACACATTTGAATTAGGATTTGTTGTAGATGATGTACCTGCCACTATTGAATTTCTTCGTGAAAAAGGCGTACCTGTGTTAGTCGAACCTATTGAAAAGCCATGGGGCCAAATTGTTGCTTATGTGTCAGACCCTGATGGCCATTATATTGAAATTTGTAGTGCAATAGAGTAA
- a CDS encoding diacylglycerol kinase has protein sequence MRARVIYNPSSGREQMRKHLPYILERLEKVGYEASAHATTGDGCATRAAKLASERRYDLVIAAGGDGTINEVVNGLAEQPYRPKLGLLPAGTTNDFARALSIPRDIIEACDILCEGHTIPVDIGRAENHYFVNIAAGGTLTELTYEVPSKHKTLMGQLAYYMKGFEKLPTIAPTAVRIEYDGKLFEGEIMMFLICNTNSVGGFERLAPKALLNDGMFDLLLVKKTSFPEFIRIASRALRGEHINDEKVMYIQASRVKVEVAGDMQLNLDGEYGGMLPGEFVNLYHHFDMLAPKPKDK, from the coding sequence ATGAGAGCTCGAGTAATATATAATCCTTCCTCAGGAAGAGAACAGATGCGCAAACATTTGCCATATATATTAGAACGATTAGAGAAGGTTGGGTATGAAGCTTCTGCTCACGCGACAACTGGAGATGGTTGTGCAACAAGAGCAGCAAAGCTAGCAAGTGAGCGCCGTTATGATCTTGTAATTGCGGCTGGTGGTGACGGAACAATTAATGAAGTGGTCAATGGGTTGGCTGAACAACCATATCGTCCTAAATTAGGGTTGCTTCCAGCAGGGACAACAAATGACTTTGCCAGAGCGTTATCGATCCCAAGAGATATAATCGAAGCGTGTGACATTTTATGTGAAGGTCATACGATCCCTGTTGATATTGGAAGAGCGGAAAATCATTATTTCGTTAATATTGCAGCGGGCGGGACGTTAACAGAACTAACATATGAAGTGCCGAGCAAACATAAAACATTAATGGGGCAACTAGCTTATTATATGAAAGGCTTTGAAAAACTGCCAACCATTGCGCCAACCGCTGTTCGGATCGAGTATGATGGGAAACTGTTTGAAGGCGAAATCATGATGTTTTTAATTTGCAATACAAATTCAGTTGGAGGCTTTGAGCGTTTAGCTCCTAAAGCGCTGTTGAATGACGGGATGTTTGATTTATTGCTAGTCAAAAAAACATCGTTCCCAGAATTTATTCGAATTGCAAGCCGGGCATTACGTGGCGAGCATATTAACGATGAAAAAGTGATGTATATTCAAGCAAGTCGAGTGAAAGTTGAAGTGGCGGGCGATATGCAGCTCAATCTTGACGGCGAATATGGTGGTATGCTTCCAGGAGAGTTTGTAAATTTATATCACCATTTTGACATGCTTGCACCAAAACCGAAAGACAAATAA
- a CDS encoding sigma-70 family RNA polymerase sigma factor, with amino-acid sequence MEKAKAGNKQAFRLIVTTYRDHIFKTVYSVLRNEKDAEDAAQEVFLKVYHALPQYQGNGFKTWMTTIAVRYAIDVKRKLAKVEHEEINQQEVDDKTLVEEEVLTKEKVELIRRRLQDVPVNYRDVLIDFYIHDKSYKQMAIEHDVEVKTIETKLYRARHWVKRNWREEEFK; translated from the coding sequence ATAGAGAAAGCGAAGGCAGGCAATAAGCAAGCGTTTCGACTCATCGTCACGACGTATCGAGATCATATTTTTAAAACGGTCTACAGTGTGTTGCGCAACGAAAAAGATGCAGAAGATGCGGCTCAAGAAGTGTTTCTAAAAGTCTATCATGCTCTCCCTCAGTATCAAGGGAATGGCTTTAAAACATGGATGACAACGATTGCCGTTCGGTATGCGATTGATGTAAAGAGGAAACTAGCCAAAGTTGAGCACGAGGAAATCAACCAACAGGAAGTGGATGACAAAACATTGGTGGAAGAAGAAGTGCTGACAAAAGAAAAAGTGGAGCTAATAAGACGGAGATTGCAAGATGTTCCTGTGAATTACAGAGATGTCCTTATTGATTTTTACATACATGATAAAAGCTATAAGCAAATGGCGATCGAACACGATGTAGAAGTAAAAACGATTGAAACAAAATTATACCGGGCAAGGCATTGGGTTAAACGAAATTGGAGAGAGGAGGAATTTAAATGA